The following DNA comes from Papaver somniferum cultivar HN1 chromosome 4, ASM357369v1, whole genome shotgun sequence.
ATCTCCAGAGCTTCAACatgatgttcctaatgaagagatctcttctcccaatgataatcttctcaaaaatctttcactaaaattagatctaattttatgtgaagtaaggaacatggaaagggatttgcgaaaggaagttaaagaagtcaatgacaatgttgtTTTTCTTGAATCAAGACTTGTGATTATAGAAGATGATCGGAATCCGGTAAAATCTGTTGATCAGGCTTCAGTTTTGGAAGAAGACTCTAAAAAATCGAATTTAGAgttttcaaaaatgaaaaatagacatcaatttttatttctttcaatgattgtattagtctattatgaataaaattatatacaattttttcttgtgatagttttcactagtccagaaggggctataaatgacgaatgaagtctgttataaaacatgatttatcacggttttcatctgttattcgaatcgttatttatttggtgtgactctTTATGAATGACAAataaataatgttataaattatgACGACTAAAATTTGTGATTTAGAATCACATACAGAATCTGTAATTAAATATCACAATTATTGTATGTAACATAAAATAACAGTTGATTAATGCCATAAAAAAATCGTGGTTGCTATAtgtgaaatataacaacaattgAAAAATGTCATTTAAAAAATAATGATTCATGCCTGTtataattcaaaagaaaaatcttatTCTAACATAAAAATTCCGTCATTTTTTGGCTACCGATTCGGAAATTGGTATTCAGATTTTGGGAATCTGAACCATCCAGAAATATGAAATCCGCTCAGAATTATATTTGGTGTATCGAAATTAATCCAGATTAAAAAACAAAATAGACGTTAAACAAATTGACTTTATTAAttacttttttaaaaaaaattgaatattCGAACATATATTAGAAGACATCTTCTAACTCCAACTTAAATACTGAATTAAAAAAGTAACCAATATACTGTCATTGCCGCTCTAACTTGATCACTCTCCTACAGAAGTCACGTAGGCCTTGGGACACTTAATAAACTCACCCCTCGAAACATCCCGAAGTACTGCATCATCTTTATTGCAAAACATCGCTCTTGGATCAAATATTTCCTCAATCATGCATTCGTAGCGGTCATCAATCAGTAGCTTACTATCAACATATGCAAGTGCAACAACTTTTTTCCTGAAGTTCCTCAAACAACAAAGACCGAACGACGAAGGGAACACAATATCCTGTATATGTAACAAGACTAATTTTAAGATACCATGATATAGCAGCATTGCATAATCTGACTATATATTACTAAGAGATATTCGAGGTTACCTGCTGATAAAAGCTATTAGAGATCTGATAATGTACTCCAGTCTTGTTTTTCTGTCTTTCAGCATCCAACTGTGCTTTCAAAGCTTCGTTTTTCTGCTTCTCTTTCCGCAGATTGTGCTTCTCTTCCTGCACCTTGACCTTCATAAACTCAGAAGCAATAAACTGAGATTTAGAAACACCAGCACACACTCCGCATCCCTTTAAAAACAGGAGAACTTACTAGTTCTGCAGCTGCCAGTGATTTAGAAGATGAGGGATTATCATCTGGGGTGACCCTATGTGTTTTTAAACACACATCTGGGTTATATATCGCACCAGTGGGGATTTCCTTTTCCTGTGACAACACGACTCATTAAAAAACTTGCAAAATTTTGCATCACAAGACAACATCTGTGAAACATAATAAAGAAGAGTTTTACTGACAAGATAAGTGCCTCAAAACTCTATTAGCTGCTAAGATAAGTAATTATCCTATAACGACATGCCTTATAATCTAACCAGCTGAATTTATCTAGCTGATATTGCActttaaaaaccaaaaccaaatggATTGAAACCAATAAATGACCCTTTTCAGTAAATAATGCACAGAATGAACAAGAACCAACGAAACTAGTATAAACAAGGACACttggcataccaaaaacttcttATGCTATCCAATGCGAAGCAAATAAAATAACATAAGATAATACCTTAAAATGCAATATAGTGTTAAGAATTTACCATTTCAATCCACCTTGTAGGGACACATTTCCTACCACCTGTATGCTAAACCTTCACTTGTGACCGTGCTTTCGCAGCTTGTTCagattttttctgaaattttggGACACTGATGTCATCAATAAACTTCTCCAAGTCTTCTTTTTTACTGTATGTTGGCAActtccttttattttcttgccCAGTTGCAACATCTTTGATCAatcattttttttgttgatttttctgtTTTCCATGCACTGTTTGCTTTTGTTAAAACATATTTTTATGGACATTCGTTACCTGGTTCGTACTctgttataataaaaaaaaatgcactCAGATCTCCAATAACGACATAATGCAGTGTAAGCATTTAATTTCAACACTTGGTAAGGTTATAGAAAGCCAAAAGAATATAGAATGATAGATGAACGTAAGCTCAAGAGGAGAAAGCCAAACTGGACTTACTTGAACAGAGTTCCAAATGTCTTCTTTGCATTAATCAGGAACCTCTTTCCAAGTCTTATACCCTAACCCTATTTGTGACCTTGTAATTTCTCCGATCCAGGTTGGAAATTGTGCTGGCCCGTTCCATTGCCCATGCCCATTAAAGAATACCGGCAAACGCTCATCTAGGTTGGAAAACCCAAAATTAGAATAAGTAATGAACCATCTGTGATTTAGAAGCAAATAAATTGTAGGTTATATAACTTAAAAACTAGGGAAATCAATGAAAAGATATCTAACATTACCATTAAAGTTTGCATgaatgttctcaatttcattatCTTGTGAATTAAATCACCGAGATTATTACCGCTAGATGTTCTTCTTCCATTCCTTCTCAATATACTGTTATCATCTAAGTTCGCTGCCGTTAGGGAAGATTCTTTAGCTATGCCAGTAAAGACAAAAGGATCCTCAAAAGCATTCACATAAGGACCTCGTTGTTTTGGCAAAACAATATGCCACTTCCTATCAGGCCTACTCTCATCCTTGCAATAAAAACTGAATTAGCTTGAGAAGAATGGATAAATGGCTCATCGGTGTCTTTTGTGTTTCCATAAACCGTAAGAATACAGAGTACAAGCATACAAACTTACGCCAATGATTGCCTGCCAAACAAGATGCAGCGAACTTACTATGAAGAGCATACAAAAGGCAACTACAGATACTACAAAACTTGTGTATCACATGAGCCATACAAGCACCAAAGCTAAGCTTCATAGCCAGCTTCTCTTACAACTCAACTCATGTTAAAAATAGAAGTGCTAAAACTAAAGGAGCAGCGAATAGTGAATTACTGGACACGACTACACGAATTTAAATAATAACAGATAGAAATTGAACGTTTTCATTCACCCAGATAACTATAATCCTTAACCAATTACAGAACCTCATACCAATAAGAAAAGAATGAACTTAATCCACTACATGGATCAATAATCAAAGCAGACATTAATCAAATACAGTAATCAATAAATTGTCTGAAGAAAAAGGGATTTTCAAAAACACATGAAAGTATACACTTAATGACTAAGACAATTTATCAACAACAATGATGTAAAGCTGGTGACATATGTAAGAAACCAGTTGCAACAATCATTTACACTAAAAGAGCCCTGTTGTTTTTGGCAAGAAAAACGAGTGAAAATGGGAAAGGGAAAAGGAACATAGGTGATGCCAAATCTAATGATAGTCTAATAATCACAATGGGAGATCCTACTAAACTCGTAAAAAAAGATGGTCCAAGTCAGAGAGTGGTGTATAAGTATAATGCAGACAAAGCTTCAGTCAGATGGTTTCTGCCCCACATGAAGGGGTTTCAAATCTAATCTCAATATTATGAACCAGTCATAATTCATCTAAGTCTTGTTCTCAAAAAATGAAGTGGCTGAAGATGTCAACAAGTTAAAAAATTAAGATATAATAAGTGTACTTAGTATCAAGATGATTAGCTGGAAGAAGGAAAAATCCAGATGAGATTAATAAAGAGCGATTAAATGTTTCAATCTCATTCCAGCTCAACTTTAAGAACCTGGAAATTATCTACTCAGTACTTGCATACCAGGCAATAGAAACTTTTAAGATGATCTAATCCGGACTACTAGTTGAAGTTAATGTTTAACTCGAATATAGATTATCACATATCTCAGGTGAAGAAACAAACAGAAACAAGTTTTCAGATTTTTAGTATGCTTAAGCCACTAGAACAAATATCTAAGTTCAGAAAACATAAAGAGATGACACGCTTTTTGATAATTACTATTTGACCAATTTTGATTGGTAACCTTATGGATACCCCACAGTGTATCGGTAAAAGAGGCTCACATTGTGGTATACTGAGTTGGGAAGACCGACTAGTCTCACTGATGATGTTTATTTCCAATCCCTAAACTTGGATGCCCAATGGCTGGATGGTCCTAACTTTTAAGAGAACTTCCGATAGATGACATTTGCAATCAGCTCAAGATATGAGTGTCACTGGATACTACACAATATGATTACAGTACTAAGATAGAAGAAAATGAGGAGCAGCATTACACTATAATGCTAACAAAACAAGCTTTCAGCTTGGTACTTCAAATATTACACGAACTTCTAGAATACATGTACGAAATAATACCTAAGCTCAATCTATGTAAGTCTCACAGATAAGAAGGCACAACACTTGCGAGAAAAAGGGGCTTATGACTCTTGCTCCAAACTCCAGGGGTGGAGGTGGACCTGACAAAGCTACAATGAGTGTCAGGAACAGAATTAATCGCGAACAAGTGCAGGGTCTCCTCAGGTTGATGCAATTAAGCTGTTAGTGAGCTCGCTGGGCATCTTGGGGGTACTCATCTATATTCCCACTCTCCTCGCCAAAAGGTTGTGTTACAGGAACAAGCCCAAGAACCTCAGTTCTCATGTCGGATTTTAACTTTTTAAGATCAGTAAGTGGCCTCAGACTGATTACTCACTGATAAACTAACCTCAGAAAATTGACCATCTCATACCAACAAAGTTTGAATAAGAGAAGCACATCAGGAAAACAAACTCACTTAATGATCAATGGAAAAATAGAGTTGGAATGACTTAAGATTTTCAAGGTATCCAATTCTCCCGTAAAACTCAAACCAATTTATCAAACCAAAATCTCTGCAATTTTCGATTCTTAATAGAGATTTAAAAACCCAATTCATCCTTTCAGATTCATGCAATAAAACTAAACAAATTCATTCCTTTCCAATTTCTACATTAACCAATTTATCAAATTAACCAAAATCTTTGGATCCTATTAGATAATCATTTGGCctccaaaaatcaaatcaattttttgattAATCAGACAGAAgcttaagaaaaaaaaaccgAATGAAAGATGAGAAGGGATTTGAAACTTACTTGAATtcgatatcttcttcttctttttcttcgatCTCCTCTTATTTTGTCTAGCAAAATAATAGAGAGAAAGGGTTGAAGAAGTGAATTCAGAAACAACTTTCATgcaatcaaactaatcaaaatTATTCCGTCCCAATTTCTACCTCTTAACCAAtatatcaaatcaaaatctttgcATGTAAAATTTTTGGTCTCCAAAATCAAATTTTTAGGGACCAGATAGAAACTTGAGCGTAACCCAGATAAAGGAATTGAAACTTACTCAATACTCAATATCGtcgtgtcttcttcttcttctaagttaGAGTCTCCCCGGGTAGTTAGGTTTCCGGAGGGAAAAGAATAGACAGCGGGGTGAAGAGATAAACTCAGAACTTCTCTTTTGGTTGTGGGGTTTTATGTTTGTTTGGGGTTTGCAGTTTGCTACAATGGAACCAATATGGCTCTATAGATTCATGGCAAGCCAGTCTATGCTAATCCAGTGGTTAGCCACTTTTAGGGTGTGTTAACAGAATATTAGTGGGGGCATATTAAACTTACGATATCCCACAGATTAATTATGTGATTTAATGGTTGATAAAATATCACGCCCCCACAAATTTATCACATTTCAGAATAACAGTTTTTTAACGTTAAATGATGGGTcccattatttttatattatatgaCATATTTTTTTTGTCATATCTTAATCACGTAATTTATCTGTCATTTAAAAACGTAATTAACAACCTTTTCTGGACTAGtgtttcggtttacatagcatgtgcttgaatgctttatattattgctatgtatgtttatgggatgtttgatttcggttttattaccttgatattcgatctcataatattgtgaacccttgtagtttgggtaactttttgatttagcaggattaagttctagcccatgctgGTATGCTTTATCAAATAATCATGAGGGGttttggtagaaacaatatgtgaaaaagtcataatatgttcggttttggtttagcataaaagcatatgtgtttcagcggttttcaacttttacttgcaattgttaaaaccgattttcaacctttctctggtaaagattggttgttgttattcttatgttttgtataaggatgacaacatgatgatatttcgatatcaattctccctggacgaagatgcaaacatattggagaactggatgcgaaatttgaggtaacgagtttgttagttaatcgttttcctgtttaaaaaaagcttgatttttatttcatatatatttattgcttttgcttaacaaaatttcggtacaattgatgtttattccattatgtgtgtatggatgtacgtgtgattcaattggttccggttaagaaaaactattgttatcttgctttattgtgtgatatcaattgtttaggcttacaaaatttcggtgcaattgtggtgctttaatgtctatgttgtttcaattgcttccggttgaggtgaataattatgcaagttgatttatttttgaaaaggagagggtacccaaatatacctcaagctaaaacttttcctacctataagtcctttctccgaaagtgattgtctatggactgagtcgagacaacataactaatcggtccacacttcgtgtgatcgtctatggatacgagatcgagacaatacaacaacgaagtatgtttacttgatataaaggttcggacttaaccaaacacaataggattgcttatcaagtaaataggaattaacgtttgtgtaatttactttaattataataaaacaattataatgcggaaactaaaagtaaatgacacagcaagattttgttaacgagaaaatcgcaaatgcaaaaaaactccgggacctagtccagaatcgaatactctcaagattaagccgctacacaaaattacacttaacttcgtatagctgagaccaagtaactaaccctatagttcacctagttctgtttgtattcccacgcctccaacttctgaataagtcacgtacttggaacaatccctttgattcgtaacaagaaatctgtttggtatcaactctattcaaccaagtgatatgagtcagacaaaggctcttcggtttatctcaacataaactcattcgtcgggtctagatctatcttatgtccaatc
Coding sequences within:
- the LOC113275720 gene encoding uncharacterized protein LOC113275720, giving the protein MEKEIPTGAIYNPDVCLKTHRVTPDDNPSSSKSLAAAELVKVQEEKHNLRKEKQKNEALKAQLDAERQKNKTGVHYQISNSFYQQDIVFPSSFGLCCLRNFRKKVVALAYVDSKLLIDDRYECMIEEIFDPRAMFCNKDDAVLRDVSRGEFIKCPKAYVTSVGE